Proteins from one Oscillatoria nigro-viridis PCC 7112 genomic window:
- a CDS encoding sensor histidine kinase produces MKQSLTPQITAGIGMVLALLILNAATSYRNTLKLVENQRWVSHTHQVLTELEATLSTLKDAETGQRGYLLTGEERYLEPYHSAIARINQQVVGLQQLTADNNRQQQRIRNLKIAIDSKLAELEKTINLRREQNLEAALRRVKSARGNQIMGDIRQQIAAMTAEETQLLQQRARESQASANLTILTFTVAALVNFLLMVVVYYLVKRDRTLRDNAEIKQNQLLEQLEHDRQSLQLSEERFRRAIIEAPLPIMLHAENGEVLQINCAWTELSGYEYSEIPTIEDWTEKAYHSRQSLVQADIDRLHQLNARTSEGEYMIATASGETRIWDFYSAPLGKLSDGRSLVISTAIDVTARKQAEAEIRMLNATLERRVELRTNQLQAANEELESFTYTVAHDLRAPLRGMQGLAEALLEDYRDLLDELGQEYAQQIVNSGQQLEALIQDLLAYSRLSRADLSLQVLELESAVAEAIAMVKADAKSRHAQISVRSPLPAVIAHRLTLVQVIANLLTNAIKFVEAAPPQVQIWAEELELPQEGQTDRDIAGELERQTVGQWEHSRLLTASPLLPVALIRLWVEDNGIGIAPEHQKRIFRVFERLHGIESYPGTGIGLAIVKKGVDRMGGQVGVESQLGQGSRFWIQLRKHDANADDFAGGR; encoded by the coding sequence ATGAAACAATCGCTGACTCCCCAAATCACCGCAGGTATCGGAATGGTCTTGGCGCTGCTAATTTTAAATGCGGCAACTTCCTACCGCAATACTCTCAAGTTAGTCGAAAACCAACGCTGGGTGAGCCACACTCACCAAGTTTTAACCGAACTCGAAGCCACGCTTTCCACCTTAAAAGATGCTGAAACCGGACAGCGCGGTTATTTGCTGACGGGAGAAGAACGGTATTTAGAACCCTATCACAGCGCGATCGCCCGCATCAACCAACAAGTAGTCGGATTGCAGCAGCTAACCGCCGACAACAACCGGCAGCAACAGCGCATTCGCAACTTGAAAATTGCGATCGACTCTAAATTAGCCGAACTTGAAAAAACCATCAATCTGCGACGCGAACAAAACTTAGAAGCAGCCCTGCGGCGAGTTAAATCCGCTAGGGGAAACCAAATCATGGGCGATATTCGGCAGCAGATAGCCGCCATGACTGCGGAAGAAACTCAGCTATTGCAGCAGCGCGCCCGAGAATCTCAAGCCAGCGCTAATTTGACAATCCTGACTTTTACCGTTGCTGCTTTAGTAAATTTCCTGTTGATGGTGGTGGTTTACTATTTGGTGAAGCGCGATCGAACTTTGCGCGACAATGCCGAAATCAAGCAAAATCAACTGTTAGAACAGCTAGAACACGATCGCCAGTCCCTACAATTAAGCGAAGAACGTTTCCGCCGCGCCATTATCGAGGCACCGCTGCCAATTATGCTGCACGCTGAAAACGGAGAAGTTTTGCAAATTAACTGCGCTTGGACAGAACTCTCAGGCTACGAATACTCAGAAATACCCACAATAGAAGATTGGACAGAAAAAGCTTACCACAGCCGCCAATCGCTAGTGCAAGCAGATATCGATCGGCTGCACCAATTAAATGCCCGCACTTCTGAAGGCGAATATATGATTGCCACAGCCAGCGGCGAAACTCGCATTTGGGACTTTTATTCCGCACCTTTAGGCAAGCTTTCTGACGGCAGAAGTTTAGTAATTAGTACCGCCATTGATGTAACTGCGCGCAAACAAGCAGAAGCGGAAATTCGGATGCTCAACGCTACCTTAGAACGGCGAGTAGAACTCCGCACCAATCAACTTCAAGCTGCTAACGAAGAATTAGAATCTTTCACCTATACCGTCGCCCACGATTTGCGGGCTCCTCTGCGGGGAATGCAGGGATTAGCTGAAGCTTTATTAGAAGATTACCGCGACCTCCTCGACGAGCTCGGTCAAGAATACGCCCAGCAAATTGTTAATTCTGGGCAACAATTAGAAGCATTAATCCAAGATTTGCTAGCTTACAGCCGCCTCAGCCGCGCTGATTTATCGCTGCAAGTTTTAGAGTTAGAATCTGCTGTGGCCGAGGCAATTGCTATGGTCAAAGCTGACGCTAAATCCAGGCACGCTCAAATCAGCGTTCGATCGCCCTTGCCTGCGGTAATTGCCCACCGCCTTACTTTAGTTCAAGTAATCGCCAATCTGCTCACCAATGCTATAAAATTTGTGGAAGCTGCACCACCCCAAGTGCAGATATGGGCAGAGGAACTTGAGCTGCCTCAAGAGGGACAGACAGACAGGGATATAGCGGGAGAATTGGAAAGGCAAACTGTGGGACAGTGGGAACATTCCCGGTTACTTACGGCCAGCCCTCTATTGCCAGTCGCCCTCATCCGTCTGTGGGTAGAAGACAACGGCATCGGTATTGCTCCCGAACATCAAAAACGCATTTTTCGGGTTTTTGAACGGCTGCACGGTATCGAATCTTATCCTGGAACTGGTATAGGATTAGCTATTGTAAAAAAAGGAGTCGATCGCATGGGCGGTCAAGTTGGAGTGGAATCTCAATTAGGACAAGGCAGTCGATTTTGGATACAACTGAGGAAGCATGACGCAAACGCAGACGATTTTGCTGGTGGAAGATAA
- a CDS encoding response regulator produces MTQTQTILLVEDNPVDILLMQRAFRNETFANTSLQIVRDGDAAVFYLNGDGEYSDRDRYPLPAIILLDLKLPRRSGHEVLVWLRQQPELKRLPVVMLTSSSQTLDVKRAYDLGVNSYLVKPVGFASLLEMMQSFREYWLNYTELPEPIEFRGL; encoded by the coding sequence ATGACGCAAACGCAGACGATTTTGCTGGTGGAAGATAACCCCGTTGATATTCTATTGATGCAGCGGGCATTTCGCAATGAGACTTTTGCTAATACTTCGCTGCAAATTGTGCGAGATGGAGATGCAGCGGTTTTTTATTTAAATGGGGACGGAGAATACAGCGATCGCGATCGCTATCCTTTACCTGCGATAATTTTACTAGATTTGAAATTGCCCAGGCGCTCCGGTCACGAAGTTCTGGTTTGGCTGAGGCAGCAGCCGGAACTAAAACGCTTGCCGGTGGTTATGCTTACTTCTTCTAGCCAAACACTTGATGTCAAGCGAGCTTACGATTTAGGGGTAAATTCTTATTTAGTTAAACCAGTCGGGTTTGCTTCTTTATTAGAAATGATGCAGAGTTTTAGGGAGTATTGGCTAAACTATACCGAACTGCCGGAACCGATAGAATTTCGTGGTTTGTAG
- a CDS encoding response regulator — MALKLTAKLSIVKVVHILVIDDNPTDRLLVKSELERQLSKLQITEIFDDKLFGEALKRGRFHLVITDCQLRWTNGLDVLKTIKANYPECPIVMFANTGNEEIAVEAMKSGLDDYIIKSPQHYVRLGVTVRAVLDRVAAWKSPDWKINFILC; from the coding sequence GTGGCACTCAAGCTAACAGCCAAATTATCAATTGTTAAAGTGGTACACATTCTGGTAATTGACGACAACCCAACAGATAGGCTGCTCGTAAAAAGCGAATTAGAGCGGCAATTGTCGAAATTGCAAATAACGGAAATTTTTGACGATAAATTATTCGGAGAAGCACTGAAACGAGGCAGATTCCATCTGGTAATTACTGATTGCCAACTACGCTGGACGAACGGTTTAGATGTGCTTAAAACTATCAAAGCCAATTATCCAGAATGCCCGATTGTAATGTTTGCGAATACTGGCAATGAAGAAATTGCTGTAGAGGCGATGAAATCAGGATTGGATGACTACATTATCAAGTCGCCGCAGCACTATGTCCGCCTTGGCGTTACGGTTCGCGCAGTGCTCGATCGAGTTGCCGCCTGGAAGTCGCCCGATTGGAAAATCAACTTCATTCTCTGCTAG
- a CDS encoding PAS domain-containing sensor histidine kinase, translating to MENQLHSLLEHLNFGVFRATFEGQLLESNQAFLRLFDASNLADVQGIYLQKLFGQPLDSGESRSQNIEITFPLADGRVKWIRFTQYLYSAEGESTIEGLVEDITEIEQAELALREFNETLEERVRERTAELEEVNAQLESFTYSVSHDLRAPLRGISFFAEMLLKDKASELEATAQDYLYRINEAASLMNTLIENLLEYGHLSKANLPLKAVSLNLIVARSIAQIEAEIAQKQARITVV from the coding sequence TTGGAAAATCAACTTCATTCTCTGCTAGAACACTTAAATTTCGGAGTTTTTCGAGCGACTTTCGAGGGGCAGCTTTTGGAAAGCAATCAAGCTTTTTTGCGATTGTTTGATGCCAGCAATTTAGCAGATGTCCAAGGGATTTATCTTCAGAAATTGTTTGGGCAACCCCTAGATTCAGGGGAGTCTCGGTCTCAAAATATTGAAATTACATTTCCTTTGGCAGACGGTAGAGTAAAATGGATTCGGTTTACTCAATATCTCTACAGCGCAGAAGGTGAAAGTACCATTGAGGGATTGGTTGAAGATATTACTGAGATCGAGCAGGCTGAACTTGCTTTGCGGGAATTTAATGAAACTTTGGAAGAGCGGGTGAGAGAGCGTACTGCTGAGTTAGAAGAAGTTAACGCACAGCTCGAATCGTTTACCTATTCAGTTTCTCACGACTTGCGCGCTCCTCTGCGGGGAATTTCGTTTTTTGCTGAAATGTTGCTAAAAGATAAAGCCAGCGAGTTGGAGGCTACCGCACAGGATTACTTGTATCGGATTAATGAGGCTGCAAGTCTGATGAATACTTTAATCGAAAATTTGCTAGAGTACGGCCACCTCAGCAAAGCTAACTTGCCACTAAAAGCAGTTTCTCTTAATTTAATTGTAGCTCGATCGATCGCGCAAATAGAGGCAGAAATTGCCCAAAAACAAGCTCGGATAACGGTTGTCTAA
- a CDS encoding ATP-binding protein, protein MFDRLHAREVYPGTGIGLAIANKGVDRMGGAIGLKSTLGIGTRFWVKLRKSET, encoded by the coding sequence TTGTTCGATCGCCTGCACGCTCGAGAAGTTTATCCAGGGACGGGAATTGGGCTGGCGATCGCGAACAAAGGAGTCGATCGGATGGGGGGTGCGATCGGGCTGAAATCGACTCTGGGAATCGGTACTCGCTTCTGGGTAAAATTACGCAAGTCCGAGACTTGA
- a CDS encoding response regulator, producing the protein MLSILLIDDNPNDRLMIERELRKTFPDLEMKSVIDIQTLEYILAAGGFDLVITDYQLHWSDGLSILQKVHSRYPNCPVIMCTDSGSEQVAVEAMKAGLSDYVFKGRHLKRLAGAVGESLKNQQLRENYAKTSAQLAISEERLRLAIEASKMGTWDWNLLNGEVVWSEGHEMLFGLEKGSFAGTYEAFFSCIHPDDQSSVARSLGFALENKIEYNYEFRVIWPDGSLHWIAGRGKFFDDDTGKSVRSIGVVWDITDRKLSEARVQESEENLRFALEAANTIAFTWDVASGEVRRSSNAATQMGLGPDSTCGTFEQKKNAVHPEDRERFLADLNAALTGTGVYESEYRKVRPDGSVIWLHDKGRMVFDASGTPLRLFGVAIDITDRKQLEYDRSRALARERSYLHRLQKLTSASVAINSTLSVAEILQLAADSARQILEVHQVAVNLNPTANWDAGISKFSMSEKYAAWRDYCEEPDGTGIYQKVCQYQQPMRMTQSELEAHPAWRGFGKAAGKHPPMRGWLAVPLTARDGRNLGLIQLSDKYEGEFAEDDETILMQLAQAVSGAIDNARLYEESQQANRMKDEFLATLSHELRSPLNAILGWAQLLLQRSLSPAATGRALETIERNAKLQTQLIDDLLDISRIIRGKLTLNPCAVNLISMVEGAVNTVRLAADAKSIDLRFAIVDLGWETAEFSPPGEVSGNPESQLNPKFWVSGDPGRLQQVIWNLLTNAIKFTPPGGRVDIRLKRVDAEVELAVTDTGIGVAPNFLPYVFESFRQADATITRNYSGLGLGLAIVRQLVELHGGTVWASSPGLNMGSTFTFRLPSMQVNSIGGEEAPVLAGAGNLLGVKVLLVDDEVDSREFMRFVLTDSGAAVRAASSAAEAFEVASQFSPDVLVSDIGMPEEDGYSLLRRLRSLNAQTGKFWAIALTAYARDEDRDRAFAAGFDRHLSKPVQPDVLVETIVLLRQQGLTT; encoded by the coding sequence ATGCTGTCTATTCTGTTGATCGACGACAACCCGAACGATCGCCTGATGATCGAGCGAGAACTGAGGAAAACTTTTCCCGATTTAGAAATGAAATCGGTTATTGATATCCAAACTCTAGAATACATCCTGGCAGCCGGGGGTTTTGACCTAGTAATTACCGACTACCAACTGCACTGGAGCGACGGATTAAGTATTCTCCAAAAAGTTCACAGCCGCTACCCGAATTGTCCGGTAATTATGTGTACTGACAGCGGCAGCGAACAAGTGGCAGTCGAAGCTATGAAAGCGGGTTTGAGCGATTACGTGTTCAAAGGGCGGCACTTAAAGCGGCTGGCGGGGGCCGTGGGCGAAAGCTTGAAAAATCAGCAGTTGCGCGAGAACTACGCGAAAACGTCGGCGCAGTTGGCAATTTCGGAGGAACGGCTGAGATTGGCGATCGAAGCCTCGAAAATGGGAACTTGGGATTGGAATTTATTAAATGGGGAGGTGGTTTGGTCGGAGGGACACGAAATGTTATTCGGGCTGGAAAAAGGCAGTTTTGCGGGAACTTACGAAGCGTTTTTTAGCTGCATTCACCCGGATGACCAGAGCTCGGTCGCCCGATCGCTTGGTTTTGCTTTAGAAAACAAAATAGAATACAACTACGAGTTTAGAGTTATTTGGCCCGACGGCAGCTTGCACTGGATCGCGGGTAGGGGCAAGTTTTTTGATGATGATACGGGTAAATCGGTGCGGTCGATCGGCGTGGTTTGGGATATTACCGATCGCAAATTATCAGAAGCGAGGGTGCAAGAAAGCGAGGAAAACTTGCGCTTTGCCCTAGAAGCAGCTAACACCATCGCTTTTACCTGGGATGTGGCATCGGGGGAAGTCCGCCGTTCGTCCAATGCCGCAACACAGATGGGTTTGGGCCCAGACAGCACCTGTGGTACTTTTGAGCAAAAAAAGAATGCGGTGCATCCAGAAGACCGCGAAAGGTTTTTGGCAGATTTGAATGCCGCACTCACGGGCACGGGAGTTTACGAGTCGGAATACCGCAAAGTGCGACCCGACGGCTCAGTGATTTGGCTTCACGACAAAGGGCGGATGGTTTTTGACGCATCGGGTACACCCCTTCGGCTGTTCGGCGTGGCGATCGACATTACGGATCGCAAACAATTAGAATACGATCGCTCCCGCGCCTTGGCCCGCGAGCGGTCGTATTTGCACCGCCTGCAAAAGTTAACCTCCGCGTCAGTTGCTATCAACTCCACGCTGTCGGTGGCAGAAATACTTCAGTTAGCTGCCGATAGCGCCCGCCAAATTCTGGAAGTCCACCAGGTAGCGGTCAACCTCAACCCGACCGCCAACTGGGATGCGGGAATTAGCAAGTTTTCGATGTCAGAAAAATACGCTGCGTGGCGAGATTACTGCGAAGAGCCAGACGGTACGGGCATTTACCAAAAAGTTTGCCAGTACCAACAGCCGATGCGAATGACTCAAAGCGAGTTAGAGGCTCACCCGGCATGGCGGGGGTTCGGCAAGGCTGCGGGGAAGCACCCGCCGATGCGGGGCTGGCTGGCTGTACCGCTGACGGCTCGGGACGGCAGAAATCTGGGATTGATTCAGTTGTCGGACAAGTACGAGGGGGAGTTTGCCGAAGATGATGAAACTATTTTAATGCAGTTGGCTCAGGCCGTGTCGGGGGCGATCGACAATGCCCGACTTTACGAGGAATCTCAGCAGGCAAATCGCATGAAAGATGAGTTTTTGGCCACTCTTTCTCACGAGCTGCGATCGCCCTTAAACGCGATTTTGGGCTGGGCGCAACTGCTGCTGCAACGCAGTTTGAGTCCGGCTGCTACTGGGCGGGCTTTAGAAACGATCGAGCGAAATGCTAAATTGCAAACTCAATTGATTGATGATTTGCTGGATATTTCTAGAATTATTCGCGGCAAGTTGACGTTGAATCCTTGTGCGGTAAATTTGATTTCGATGGTGGAAGGAGCGGTGAATACGGTGCGGTTGGCCGCCGATGCTAAGTCGATCGATTTACGGTTTGCAATTGTAGATTTGGGCTGGGAAACAGCAGAGTTTTCCCCACCCGGGGAGGTTTCTGGCAATCCTGAATCTCAGTTAAATCCGAAATTTTGGGTATCAGGAGACCCCGGCCGCTTGCAGCAAGTGATTTGGAATTTGCTGACGAATGCGATTAAGTTTACGCCGCCCGGGGGGCGAGTTGACATCCGGCTGAAGCGAGTTGATGCGGAGGTTGAGCTGGCTGTTACCGACACTGGAATTGGGGTTGCACCGAATTTTTTGCCTTACGTGTTTGAGTCTTTCCGGCAAGCGGATGCTACGATTACTCGCAATTATAGCGGTTTGGGGCTGGGTCTGGCGATCGTCCGGCAGTTGGTGGAACTCCACGGCGGCACGGTTTGGGCGAGCAGTCCGGGACTGAATATGGGATCGACTTTTACTTTCCGTCTCCCTTCGATGCAGGTAAATTCGATCGGCGGCGAGGAAGCGCCGGTTTTGGCTGGCGCTGGTAATTTACTGGGAGTTAAGGTTTTGCTGGTTGATGACGAGGTTGATTCGCGGGAATTTATGAGGTTTGTCTTGACAGATTCCGGGGCCGCTGTCAGGGCTGCATCGTCTGCTGCTGAGGCGTTTGAGGTGGCTTCTCAGTTTAGCCCGGATGTTTTGGTCAGCGATATCGGAATGCCGGAGGAAGACGGTTATTCGCTGCTACGAAGGCTGCGTTCTTTGAACGCGCAGACAGGGAAATTTTGGGCGATCGCTCTGACGGCTTATGCTAGGGATGAAGACCGCGATCGTGCTTTTGCTGCGGGTTTTGACCGACATCTGTCTAAACCTGTGCAACCCGATGTGTTGGTAGAGACTATAGTCCTGTTGAGGCAGCAAGGGCTAACAACTTAA
- a CDS encoding response regulator transcription factor — protein MSTVMVVDDSVTLREMIADLLKGRGLNVTVASDGVEALEQIKANRPDLVVLDIVMPRMNGYEVCRRLKSDPKTQNLPVVMCSSKSEEFDRYWGMKQGADAYIAKPFHPQELVGTIKQLLRG, from the coding sequence ATGAGTACAGTTATGGTTGTTGATGATAGCGTCACTCTGCGGGAGATGATCGCCGACTTGCTCAAAGGTAGAGGACTAAACGTCACGGTAGCGAGTGATGGCGTAGAAGCTCTAGAGCAAATCAAGGCTAACCGCCCCGATTTAGTCGTTCTGGATATAGTGATGCCCCGGATGAACGGCTACGAAGTCTGTCGTCGGCTCAAAAGCGACCCTAAAACCCAAAATTTGCCGGTGGTAATGTGTTCGAGCAAAAGCGAAGAGTTCGATCGATATTGGGGAATGAAACAAGGAGCCGACGCTTACATCGCCAAGCCATTTCACCCTCAAGAATTGGTCGGCACTATTAAGCAACTGCTGCGGGGTTGA
- a CDS encoding GumC family protein codes for MDSRQDYQPFTPKSNGKLRELSAQNYRDHFVEEREEEKLDLSWLLGVVRRRFPVMAAATIALSALAGTAIVATSKSITVEYEGSFSLLVEPATAEGLQSKLLNNTQAADFAKINIEGISLLDYETQIRILRSPKMMQPVIDELRAWYPKMNYSELISKMSINRISYTKDGKQQGTKILQVRYKDADRKKIYGVLDKISKAYLDYSLQQRLMGINQGIKFIDMEMPKLRERVEVLQLQVQRLRQQSNLFEPQIEGKSLSEQVQSIRGKQVEIRVDLKGMRNLYQSYEKLLNENNPQGLLMTQGQAYAGLLGQIQRIDSELSLKLAQYREDSLPVLALRKSREELILTATQQAREVVMGNLETQIKEVEARDREMTASQNALNQKIRNFSVTTREYDNLQQELQVVTKSLSDFLAKREALRIDAAQQQIPWVLINPPEIPRDKFGNPLTATVKQTKKQLALAVILSTLLGIAVGLLVEVLNTVFHTPESLRIATRLPILGVIPFTKKVKRRPPARQRKLTSARSNSKVEVVEPGEARHTGPMSGGPSILSDLDYQFLEAFRSLYTNIHLLSAGTAIRSLLVGSAVAGDGKSTVALHLAATAAAVGQRVLLVDADLRCPQLHAKLGLPNVRGLGEAISTDLSLNDAIQRAPNQENLFVLTAGQIPPDPIKLLSSKKMQYLMEQFQAFFDLVIYDTPPLAGLADTHLIAAHTDATIMVVQIGQTDRSQVRKVLEELKISGASVLGIVANGCKNTGQTYRQRPVVLDTLYDQKLSALGTQNPK; via the coding sequence ATGGATAGCAGACAAGATTACCAACCCTTCACACCCAAATCGAACGGCAAACTGCGGGAGTTATCTGCTCAGAACTACAGAGATCACTTCGTAGAGGAGAGAGAAGAAGAAAAGCTAGACTTGTCCTGGCTCTTAGGCGTCGTGCGCCGTCGCTTCCCGGTCATGGCAGCAGCCACCATTGCTTTGAGCGCCCTGGCAGGAACTGCGATCGTCGCCACTTCTAAAAGCATAACTGTCGAGTATGAAGGCTCCTTTTCCCTGTTAGTAGAACCAGCCACGGCTGAAGGTTTGCAATCCAAACTATTAAACAACACCCAAGCTGCCGACTTCGCAAAAATTAATATAGAAGGAATTAGCCTACTAGACTACGAAACCCAAATTAGGATTTTGCGAAGTCCCAAAATGATGCAGCCAGTGATTGATGAATTGCGGGCTTGGTATCCCAAAATGAACTATAGCGAACTGATCTCAAAAATGTCGATCAACCGCATCAGCTACACGAAAGATGGCAAACAGCAAGGCACAAAAATTTTACAAGTTCGTTACAAAGATGCAGATAGAAAAAAAATTTACGGCGTATTGGATAAAATTTCTAAAGCTTATCTAGATTACAGCTTGCAGCAACGGCTGATGGGCATTAATCAAGGTATTAAATTTATAGATATGGAGATGCCAAAGCTCCGAGAAAGAGTGGAAGTTCTGCAACTGCAAGTCCAAAGACTGCGGCAGCAGAGCAACTTGTTTGAACCTCAGATAGAGGGAAAATCTCTGTCGGAACAAGTTCAAAGCATTCGGGGCAAGCAAGTAGAAATTAGAGTTGACCTAAAAGGGATGCGAAACCTCTACCAAAGCTATGAAAAACTACTCAACGAAAATAATCCCCAGGGGCTGCTGATGACCCAAGGACAAGCTTACGCCGGACTCTTAGGTCAAATTCAGAGAATAGACTCGGAATTGTCATTAAAATTAGCTCAGTACAGAGAAGACAGTTTGCCAGTTTTAGCGCTGCGAAAAAGTCGGGAAGAACTGATTTTAACCGCCACTCAACAAGCAAGAGAAGTGGTGATGGGAAATTTAGAGACCCAAATCAAAGAAGTTGAAGCGCGCGATCGCGAAATGACCGCTTCGCAAAATGCTCTCAACCAAAAAATTAGAAACTTTTCAGTCACAACCCGAGAATACGACAATTTACAGCAGGAACTGCAAGTAGTTACTAAGAGTTTGTCGGACTTCTTGGCAAAACGAGAAGCCTTGCGGATCGATGCGGCTCAGCAGCAAATCCCCTGGGTGCTGATCAATCCTCCGGAAATTCCGCGAGACAAATTCGGCAACCCTCTAACAGCTACCGTCAAACAAACCAAAAAACAGTTAGCGCTGGCAGTAATTTTAAGCACTCTCCTGGGCATAGCCGTCGGCTTGCTCGTAGAGGTACTAAATACTGTGTTCCACACTCCAGAATCACTGAGAATCGCCACAAGATTGCCAATACTCGGGGTGATTCCGTTTACCAAAAAAGTCAAGCGCAGACCGCCAGCCAGACAGAGGAAACTAACATCGGCTCGATCGAACTCGAAAGTGGAAGTAGTCGAACCGGGCGAAGCTAGACATACTGGTCCGATGAGCGGGGGACCGAGTATTTTGAGCGACTTGGACTATCAATTTTTAGAAGCATTTCGATCGCTATACACGAACATTCACTTGCTGAGTGCAGGCACGGCAATTCGATCGCTCTTAGTCGGCTCAGCCGTAGCCGGAGACGGCAAATCTACAGTAGCTTTGCACCTGGCAGCCACAGCAGCAGCAGTCGGACAGCGAGTATTGTTAGTAGATGCTGATTTGCGCTGCCCGCAACTGCACGCTAAGTTAGGACTGCCAAACGTGCGCGGGCTGGGCGAGGCCATCTCCACAGATCTCAGCCTCAACGACGCGATTCAACGAGCCCCGAACCAAGAAAATTTGTTCGTACTCACCGCAGGCCAAATTCCCCCCGATCCGATCAAGCTTCTTTCTTCCAAAAAAATGCAGTATCTGATGGAGCAATTTCAAGCATTTTTTGACTTAGTAATTTATGACACCCCGCCACTAGCAGGCTTGGCAGACACCCACTTGATCGCAGCTCACACAGACGCTACGATTATGGTCGTCCAAATTGGGCAAACAGACCGATCGCAAGTTCGCAAAGTTTTAGAAGAATTAAAAATTTCTGGAGCTTCCGTCTTGGGAATCGTTGCTAACGGCTGCAAAAACACCGGTCAGACCTACCGCCAGCGCCCGGTCGTTTTAGACACGCTCTACGACCAAAAACTATCGGCTTTAGGTACGCAAAATCCTAAGTAG
- a CDS encoding polysaccharide biosynthesis/export family protein yields MVNTNFPRQIAPSFMGVVLFASTVITDARSSTAQLPIPLGAEQAQTVAPVRRSPESYKLGGGDRIQLEILEVPELSRGYEVLSDGSVNLPLIGLVSVRGRTLVEATNIIRNAYRRVLKDPIVTVSLVAARPLNVGVIGEVTRPGNFTITLTPGPGAAPSVQYPTVTQAIRLAEGVTGVADIRNIRVRRPQRDGPDQVLNVNLWKFLQEGDISQDLILQDRDTIVIPTVANFNQAEARQFATANFSPPPEKPRSISIVGQVTRPGAYVVIGGNTTNDLSREGFPTVIRAIQLAGGITSDADIRQIQVRRVTRRGEQIIPVNLWQFLESGDGAQDTILQEGDTIVVPKATIVNPAEAGVLANTNFAPVGINVFVVGELRTSLDPLRLPANATLNQALVSRGFFGYENTRARRDKVELVRLNNDGTATKRTIEVNLTQGINEETNPQLRNNDMIIVSRKGLVNFVDRMNAVIGPVGPATGVLNFINALRFLFR; encoded by the coding sequence ATGGTTAACACCAATTTTCCAAGACAGATAGCCCCGTCGTTTATGGGTGTTGTCTTGTTTGCTTCCACTGTCATCACCGACGCCAGAAGCAGCACGGCACAACTTCCCATCCCGCTAGGTGCAGAGCAAGCCCAGACCGTTGCGCCCGTTAGGCGATCGCCCGAAAGCTATAAACTCGGTGGTGGCGATCGCATTCAACTAGAAATACTCGAAGTACCCGAACTCAGCCGCGGCTACGAAGTCCTTTCCGACGGTTCAGTCAACCTGCCCCTGATCGGCTTGGTCTCCGTCCGCGGCCGCACCTTAGTAGAAGCCACCAACATCATCCGCAACGCCTACCGCCGCGTCCTCAAAGACCCCATAGTCACAGTCAGCCTCGTCGCCGCCCGCCCCCTCAACGTCGGCGTCATTGGAGAAGTCACCAGGCCCGGAAACTTCACAATTACCCTAACTCCCGGCCCGGGAGCCGCGCCGAGTGTCCAGTACCCCACCGTCACCCAAGCGATCAGACTCGCAGAAGGCGTCACGGGTGTCGCCGACATCCGCAACATCCGCGTCCGCCGTCCCCAACGAGACGGCCCCGATCAAGTGCTCAACGTCAACCTGTGGAAATTCTTGCAAGAAGGAGACATCTCTCAAGACCTCATTTTGCAAGACAGAGACACAATCGTGATTCCCACAGTCGCCAACTTCAACCAAGCAGAAGCTCGTCAATTTGCGACGGCCAACTTTTCGCCACCCCCAGAAAAACCTCGATCGATCTCCATCGTTGGCCAAGTCACCCGCCCAGGGGCTTACGTCGTCATCGGCGGCAACACCACAAACGACCTCAGCCGCGAAGGTTTTCCCACCGTCATCCGGGCCATTCAGCTAGCTGGCGGCATCACGTCGGATGCCGACATCCGGCAAATCCAAGTGCGGCGCGTCACCAGAAGAGGCGAACAAATTATCCCAGTCAACCTGTGGCAGTTCCTAGAGTCCGGCGACGGCGCCCAAGATACCATCCTCCAGGAGGGAGACACGATCGTCGTGCCCAAAGCTACGATCGTCAACCCTGCAGAAGCTGGTGTACTCGCGAACACTAACTTTGCCCCCGTCGGCATTAACGTTTTTGTAGTAGGAGAACTCAGAACATCCCTCGATCCCTTGAGGCTCCCAGCTAATGCCACACTGAATCAAGCTTTAGTTTCCAGAGGATTTTTTGGCTACGAGAATACCAGAGCTAGAAGAGATAAAGTTGAGCTAGTCCGCCTCAATAACGACGGTACAGCTACTAAACGGACGATCGAAGTCAATTTAACTCAAGGAATTAACGAAGAAACCAATCCTCAACTTCGCAACAACGACATGATTATCGTATCTCGCAAGGGTCTCGTCAATTTTGTCGATCGCATGAACGCTGTAATCGGACCTGTCGGGCCAGCTACGGGAGTGTTAAATTTTATAAACGCTCTCCGGTTTTTATTCAGGTAA